The Juglans regia cultivar Chandler chromosome 2, Walnut 2.0, whole genome shotgun sequence genome includes a window with the following:
- the LOC108987146 gene encoding uncharacterized protein LOC108987146, whose product MAKLAFTFSVTFFLFALCYARIPTGIIENDVAGDEQLETTITSPAADTENTRTTILLPSEKHEPEFATMVSVSEETDSNLPEPESNSIPLTMISIRPIDRHFPRRPFPLMFRHGHRCRHHRHPRHDQQHEGHEFKPWGPRFPDREVPYGNDMIVADEKDSGSNPESRGVVRQIPGRWVKFSHQEPRFHHGDVEAREEDINEKDSGSDPTSRGVVRQIPGRWVKFSHEGPRFHHGHDDVEGREHIMKKKRHHRHGEREEWEHENENENEHEHGHGHGGFMKRVRKFLDLF is encoded by the coding sequence ATGGCTAAGCTCGCCTTCACTTTTTCGGTTACCTTCTTCCTGTTCGCCCTCTGTTATGCCCGAATTCCGACAGGTATCATAGAGAACGACGTCGCTGGGGATGAGCAGCTGGAAACTACTATCACTTCCCCCGCAGCCGACACCGAAAATACCAGAACCACCATCCTCCTCCCCAGCGAGAAACACGAGCCCGAATTCGCCACCATGGTCTCGGTTTCCGAGGAAACCGATTCGAATCTGCCGGAGCCCGAATCTAATTCAATCCCTTTGACGATGATCAGCATCCGTCCGATTGACCGCCACTTCCCCAGGCGTCCGTTCCCGTTGATGTTCCGTCACGGTCACCGTTGCCGCCACCACCGCCACCCCCGCCACGACCAACAACACGAAGGCCACGAGTTCAAGCCGTGGGGCCCTCGCTTCCCTGACCGCGAGGTTCCTTACGGTAACGATATGATAGTGGCCGACGAGAAGGATTCGGGTTCGAATCCGGAGTCTCGGGGCGTGGTGCGTCAGATCCCGGGCAGATGGGTCAAATTCAGTCACCAGGAGCCCAGATTTCACCACGGTGACGTGGAGGCAAGGGAGGAGGACATCAACGAGAAGGATTCGGGTTCGGATCCGACGTCTCGTGGCGTGGTGCGTCAGATCCCGGGGAGGTGGGTCAAGTTCAGCCACGAGGGCCCCAGGTTTCACCACGGGCACGATGACGTGGAGGGAAGGGAGCAcataatgaagaagaagaggcatCACCGACACGGGGAGCGAGAAGAGTGGGAGCACGAGAACGAGAACGAGAACGAGCACGAGCACGGGCACGGGCATGGTGGGTTTATGAAGAGGGTCCGCAAGtttttggatttgttttga